Part of the Candidatus Abawacabacteria bacterium genome, ATGGTGAATACCATCCAAATCATCACCAATAAATGATTTCTGTACTTGCCCTTCTCGAGGATCAATAATACACATGCCTAAGGCTTTTTCTTGCTGTAAGAAAAGCTGAAATCTTTCGAGCAAGAATATATAAGCAGCATTATAGGGCTTTTGATTAGGATATTGTTCCCAATAGGTCTCCTTTTCAATCACGACAGAAATGAGATGAATAGGCACACTTTTCAAAAAGGCTGCTACGTCTGCTTCTAATCTGTCATAGGCTTCACGATTAAAAAGTTTCAAGGGTGATCCTTCCTTTCTATCAGGGTTAGCATACCTGAGAAAATTAGATTTCACTTCTATATCCTCATTCTGATAGTACTTTTTCTTTAACCTACGGAATTCGGTTTCGATGTTGAGCCGATCATCTTCATGAATAATACAACCAGTGAGCACTAAGAATTTACTAGCTCCTTCAGCCATATTATGCGCAGTATTACCTGATT contains:
- a CDS encoding DUF3800 domain-containing protein yields the protein MYLMYIDESGNTAHNMAEGASKFLVLTGCIIHEDDRLNIETEFRRLKKKYYQNEDIEVKSNFLRYANPDRKEGSPLKLFNREAYDRLEADVAAFLKSVPIHLISVVIEKETYWEQYPNQKPYNAAYIFLLERFQLFLQQEKALGMCIIDPREGQVQKSFIGDDLDGIHHSIRWSGGPYTIQCPRIVERLLYATSDKTIGIQIADLFCYPIFHVFQYDKLPTEYWRFQELSLPKLLKGPKGIVGHGLKVFPTKKDLKTLSEIHF